The genomic window TATAGTTCTCTCtacctttgttttcttctcttgcaatatAGTTTCCAATCGGTGGAGTGATATCTAagaaaattctccctgcatgtGTTCCCACTTTGTTGGAAGTCATGCGAGATCCACATGTAGATGTAGATGGTTTTACTTATGAAGCTGAGGCTATACAAGGATGGCTTAATGGTAGTAATGACAACTCACCAATGACTAATGATAAGCTTGACCCTCACAATCTTGTTCCCAATTATGCTCTTCGTTCTGCAATCCATGACCGGCTTCaaaaccgtcaaaatatgatgtattTTGTGACTGTTTTTAACCGacaaaatatgatgaaatataaataaattagactaCATTTTGTGGCAATTTTTAAccgctattattttttttcttttgacaatACTAGTagttagaatatttttgtcacaatctATTTTTGACATTCGTAATTCTGACGATTATTTAAACCGTCAGAAATGTCATTTGTGACGAGTTTTAACCGCTAGAACTTATAGATGGTTTTACTTATGAAGCTAAGGCTATACAATGATGGCTTGATGGTGGTAATGACAACTCACCAATGACTAATGATAAGCTTGACCCTCACAATCTTGTTCCCATTATGCTCTTCGTTCTACAATCCATGACTGGCTCCAAAACCACTTATCTAGTGCTTTTCtcccattttaattgaattgtatatctattttttatatacatatctaggaaagaaagttatcatttcattttgttagctTGGATCAGGTTCTTCAATCACAATTTATACCTATCGTCGTGTATAGGTTAGACAACAACATGATTATCCTACAATAGTTCTGAAGTACacattatataagatatatatcagaacgactctttatgtgattatgtttatatttttgttagttttatataaggaaattttgattcatgtgAAGGAACTGTCTAAATTTGATTGtagcaacaattttataaagtgagaatctcaaatggtcatgatgtggttggttattcctttatgtatgggtttatctaaagcaaatagtaacatagtgaaaaaagattctttttttttttttaaaagggaaTGCTTGAAACAGGagcttaaatgtattttatttgtgatgatttttaaccgtcaaaatgtgatatattttgtggcggttttttaaccgtcaaaatatgatgcattttgtggcagtttttaaccgtaaaaaatatgatgcatgTTGTAACGatttttaaccatcaaaatatgatgcattttgtgacagtttttaactgtcaaaatatgatgaaatataaataaattagactacattttgtggcggtttttaatcgctattattttttttctgacaataccagcagttagaatatttttgtcacaatctGTTTTTGACATTCATAAT from Vigna unguiculata cultivar IT97K-499-35 unplaced genomic scaffold, ASM411807v1 contig_266, whole genome shotgun sequence includes these protein-coding regions:
- the LOC114171448 gene encoding U-box domain-containing protein 56-like yields the protein MVKKIGEASLGDAFSVNLCELLLELFDNIICKCALGQKYTNNMVKELARRLMIQLAADTWGSDFPIGGVISKKILPACVPTLLEVMRDPHVDVDGFTYEAEAIQGWLNGSNDNSPMTNDKLDPHNLVPNYALRSAIHDRLQNRQNMMYFVTVFNRQNMMKYK